In a genomic window of Flavobacterium sp. KACC 22761:
- a CDS encoding sugar phosphate isomerase/epimerase, producing the protein MVTRRNFIINTSLAAAAVLAAPSLAFTMNKKEIGLQLYTLRDELPKDVKSTLEKVAKAGYSTVETYGFSMKDQFWGLSPKELKKILDDNNLKAVSGHYNLGSFLYDGNTDELVAAIEAAKILKHEFLTVPWVEEHFRKSIENYKIIAARLNEAAKMCQKAGLKLAYHNHDFEFQKHDGITGYEILLKETDKDLVYFELDLYWVARSGNDSLKLFKENQGRFKMWHVKDMDKANQALNTEIGSGLIDFKPLFKEAKQSGMIHFFVEQENNYVPNAFESIKTSCDFISKNII; encoded by the coding sequence ACAAGCTTGGCTGCAGCCGCAGTTTTAGCCGCTCCATCATTAGCTTTTACTATGAACAAAAAAGAAATTGGATTACAGTTATACACTTTGCGTGATGAATTGCCAAAGGACGTAAAATCAACTTTAGAGAAAGTCGCAAAGGCAGGTTACTCAACCGTTGAAACGTATGGTTTTTCTATGAAAGATCAATTTTGGGGATTATCGCCAAAAGAATTGAAAAAGATTCTCGATGATAATAATCTAAAGGCAGTGAGCGGACATTATAATTTAGGCAGCTTTTTATACGATGGAAATACGGATGAGCTTGTTGCAGCAATTGAAGCTGCTAAAATCTTAAAGCATGAATTTTTGACCGTTCCGTGGGTCGAGGAGCATTTTAGAAAAAGCATCGAAAATTATAAAATAATAGCAGCGCGTTTAAATGAAGCAGCAAAAATGTGCCAAAAAGCTGGCTTAAAATTAGCGTACCATAATCATGATTTTGAGTTCCAAAAGCATGATGGCATTACAGGCTATGAAATTCTGTTGAAAGAAACAGATAAAGATTTGGTTTATTTTGAGTTGGATTTGTACTGGGTGGCACGATCTGGAAATGATTCTTTAAAATTATTTAAAGAAAATCAGGGACGTTTTAAAATGTGGCACGTAAAAGATATGGACAAAGCAAATCAGGCGCTGAACACTGAAATTGGTTCAGGATTAATTGACTTTAAGCCTTTATTCAAAGAAGCGAAACAATCTGGAATGATTCATTTTTTTGTAGAGCAAGAAAATAATTATGTGCCAAATGCTTTTGAATCTATAAAAACGAGCTGTGATTTCATTTCAAAAAATATAATTTAA